Part of the Verrucomicrobiota bacterium genome is shown below.
ACATCTCCTGAAGAATCATGCTAGAATTATCTTGTGCTCACACCTTGGACGCCCCAAGGGCAAAGCTGTTCCTGAAATGAGCCTTAAGCCAGTTGCAGCATGTTTGAGTTCTGTAATAGGCCAAGAAGTAAAGTTTGCACCTGATTGCATCGGGCAAGAAGCTATTCATTTAGCCAATGGACTGCAGGATGGGGAAGTGCTTCTTCTTGAGAACCTCCGTTACTATGCCGAGGAGGAAAAAAATGATGAAGTTTTCGCTAAGAAACTTGCTGAGCTTGCTGAAGTTTATGTAAACGATGCTTTTGGTTCTGCTCATAGAGCACATGCTTCCACCGCAGGCGTTGCCGCTTTTATACCCGTTAGCGCTGCTGGTTTTCTTATGGAAAGTGAGCTGAAGTTCTTGGGTGGAGAGCTGGAGAAACCAAAACGCCCTTTCGTGGTGATTCTCGGTGGTGCCAAGGTTTCTGACAAAATTAATGTGATTGATGCCCTCCTAGATAAAGCAGACACTATTCTGATTGGAGGGGCAATGGCTTACACTTTTGCACTCGCCCAAGGCAGAAAAGTTGGAGACTCTCTATCAGAGCCAGATAAAGTTGAAACTGCTAAGGCTGCCATGGAGAAGGCTAAGGAAAAAGGCGTTCAGTTTCTTCTTCCCATTGATACGCTAATCGTTGAGGA
Proteins encoded:
- a CDS encoding phosphoglycerate kinase is translated as MAKKNLQDIDVAGKRVLVRVDFNVPLENQGGEMVITDDKRVKATLPTLKHLLKNHARIILCSHLGRPKGKAVPEMSLKPVAACLSSVIGQEVKFAPDCIGQEAIHLANGLQDGEVLLLENLRYYAEEEKNDEVFAKKLAELAEVYVNDAFGSAHRAHASTAGVAAFIPVSAAGFLMESELKFLGGELEKPKRPFVVILGGAKVSDKINVIDALLDKADTILIGGAMAYTFALAQGRKVGDSLSEPDKVETAKAAMEKAKEKGVQFLLPIDTLIVEELDFRAKQVSPGKYTEEGADIPEGWEGVDIGPKTVELYEKEISKAALVVWNGPMGVFEIADCSKGTFAIADAIVANTQCTSIIGGGDSAKAVKKAGLADKVSFVSTGGGASLEFLEGKALPGVEAIQDKPSVGV